AAAAGCAGCCTTTTTACTTCCCTTACATAATTGTTCTCTTTTTTAATTAAATTTTGCGCTATTACTACGCGTTATTACGTAAAAATTAGATAATCATCAAATAATTCAAAATAATAGCTAATGAAAATTTAAAATAAGTCGAAGTATACCATTGAGAAACTCAACGATAATAATGGTGTACACATGAACCAAGTTCCGTTTACCACACAAAACGAATATCAATTAAACAATGATACAACTTTAATGACCACCAGTGATTTAGATGGCAACATCACTCACGCTAACGACGCCTTTATCCAAGTCAGTGGTTATTCACTCGAAGAATTGCTTTATCAGCCACATAAAATTATTCGTCACCCTGATATGCCAAAAGCCGCCTTTGCTGATATGTGGAGTACCCTCAAAAACGGCCAGCCATGGACGGGGATCGTCAAAAATCGGCGTAAAAATGGCGATCACTACTGGGTTAGAGCCAACATTTGCCCGATGATGCGACAAGGCGTCATTACAGGCTATATGTCAATTCGTACTAAAGCCACCCGCCAAGAAATTGCTGCCGCAGAGCCTCTTTACCAATCACTGAATGAAAATCGCAGTCATTATAAGTTACACAAGGGCTTAGTCATACCAAAACATTGGTTTGGCCAATACCCCACGCTCTCTATTCGTTGGCGAATTCGCTTATTGGTGATCCTGCTATTTATGGGTTGGATAGGGATGGCAATTTTATCCGGCCTGCAAGGAATGACACTTCTGCGCTCAGCGCTAACGGCCTTTATCACCCTATCTTTCGGTGACTTCTTATTCGAACGGATCATTGCTAAACCGCTTGAAGGCGTCGCTAAACAAGCACTGGATGTTGCCAGAGGGCAGTGCCATAGCATTTCACATCTTAACCGTGTCGATGAAGTTGGCTTGATGTTACGTTCTATCGGACAGCTAGGATTAGTTTGTCGTTGGCTCACTAACGATGTGTCTTGCCAAATCGGTAATGTCCACAAAGAAAGCGAGTTGCTAGTGCAAGATTGTGATGAATTAGAGCAACATACTCAAAAAACGGTTGGTTATGTCCAACAAACCGTTGCCACCATGAACCAAATGTCTGTTTCGGTGCAAATGAACGCCGAAAACACCCTTCGTGCAGATAAACTGTCCAGTGAAACCAGCGGTACAGCCCTACATGCCGCTGAAGCAATGGAAAATGTGGTACACACCATGGATGAAATCGTTCTTAGCACCAACAAAATTAATGCAATTACTGATGTAATCAAAAATATTGCTTTTCAAACCAATATATTAGCACTTAATGCTGCCGTTGAAGCCGCCCGAGCAGGCGAACAAGGAAAAGGGTTCGCGGTCGTCGCTGATGAGGTACGTAGTCTCGCCAGCCGCAGTGCTAGCGCCGTTAATGATATTAGAGATCTAATTGATGATTGTGAGAGCAAAGTTCATTCAGGTAAGCTACACGTACATTCTACAGGAGATACCTTACAAAAGGTGGTGGAACAGGTACAGAATGTGACTCAATTGATTAATCACATTAGCCATGCGACATCTGAACAAGCTGCGGGGTTAGCTGAAATCACCCAAGCCGTTTTCGAACTCGAGTCCATCGCACAAAAGAATACAATATTAGTAGAGCAAAGTGCTAACGCATCTGAAATCGTAAAAAAGCACTCTGTGCAACTTGATGATGCAATTACTATCTTGCACTAAGCAATAGAAAATATCAGTGGTTTCGTGGCATGTCACAAAACCACTGATTTAACAAAAAACGAATTATACAGTTTCCACTAATGGCGGTAATTCAGCTAGCGGCCAACGAGGGCGTACCGTAACGCCTAACCCTGTTGTTGAGCCACCTTTTAAACGGATCAACCCCGCCAAAGCGATCATTGCACCATTATCGGTACAAAACTCAGGGCGTGCATAGAACACTTCACCACCACGCTGTTTTAAAACGTCTTCCATTTTAGCTCGCAGAGTACGATTAGCGCTCACCCCGCCAGCCATTACCAAACGTTTAAAACCAGTTTGCTCTAAGGCTCGTTTGCATTTGATAGCCAAAGTATCGACAACCGCATCTTCAAATGCACGTGCAATATCAGCACGAGTTTGATCATCA
This portion of the Providencia manganoxydans genome encodes:
- a CDS encoding methyl-accepting chemotaxis protein; translated protein: MNQVPFTTQNEYQLNNDTTLMTTSDLDGNITHANDAFIQVSGYSLEELLYQPHKIIRHPDMPKAAFADMWSTLKNGQPWTGIVKNRRKNGDHYWVRANICPMMRQGVITGYMSIRTKATRQEIAAAEPLYQSLNENRSHYKLHKGLVIPKHWFGQYPTLSIRWRIRLLVILLFMGWIGMAILSGLQGMTLLRSALTAFITLSFGDFLFERIIAKPLEGVAKQALDVARGQCHSISHLNRVDEVGLMLRSIGQLGLVCRWLTNDVSCQIGNVHKESELLVQDCDELEQHTQKTVGYVQQTVATMNQMSVSVQMNAENTLRADKLSSETSGTALHAAEAMENVVHTMDEIVLSTNKINAITDVIKNIAFQTNILALNAAVEAARAGEQGKGFAVVADEVRSLASRSASAVNDIRDLIDDCESKVHSGKLHVHSTGDTLQKVVEQVQNVTQLINHISHATSEQAAGLAEITQAVFELESIAQKNTILVEQSANASEIVKKHSVQLDDAITILH